Within Serratia odorifera, the genomic segment GCCGATGGCTACGCCGTATTGCTGCGCCCAACGTACCGACTGCCGCATGGTTTGCGCATCGCCAGCATGGAAGCCGCAGGCAATATTGGCGGAGCTGACCAATTGCAGCAGCGCCTGGTCATTGGCGCAGCCTTCACCGAGATCGGCGTTTAAATCAACGAACATTCAACCCCCAGGCAATTTGTTGGATAAAATGATCCTGCTCGGCTTTGGCGCGCTGCGCCTGCGCCACGCTGCAAGGAATGAAATGGATCGGTTCGCCCAGGCGGATCTGCGCCAAATGGTAGAGATCGGCTTCGATCACGCAGGCAATCCGCGGATAGCCACCGGTGGTTTGCGCATCGGCCATCAATACGATCGGCTGCCCGTTGTGCGGCACCTGCACCACGCCCGGCAGCAGGCCGTGCGACAGCATTTCGCGATCGGTGGTACGCGCCAGCATCCCGCTGCCATGCAGTCGATAGCCCATGCGGTTGCTCTGTGGACTGAGCTGCCAGGCGGTACGCCAAAATTCCTCCTGTGCCTCCGGCGTAAACTCGTCGTATTCCGGCCCCGGCATGGCGCGAATGCGGTTGTTGAACAGCAGTTGCTTCACCCCAACCGACGTGGCCGGCAACGAGGCACTTTTGCCTAACGGCAGGCGATCGCCATCTTTCAACAGCCGTCCCTCCAGCCCGCCAAAGGCGGCTTTCAGATCGGTGCTGCGTGAACCGAGCATTTCTGCAACCGCAATGCCACCGGCCAGCGCCAGGTAGCTGCGCATGCCGCGTTTGGGCTGACTCAATACCAGCTTCTGACCCTTTTTGACCGCATAACGCCATCCGGTCCACAGCGGTTTGCCATCCAGTTGCGCATCGCAACCCGCCCCGGTCAGCGCTATCCAGCCGCTGCGGGTGAATTCGGCGCTGAACTGGCCCAGGGTGATTTCCAGGCCGGCGGCGTCAGGCGCGTTGCCCACCAGCAGGTTGGCAATTTTAAGCGCGGGTGTATCCAACGCCCCGCCCTGGCTGATACCCAAACGACGAAAGCCATTACGGCCCAGATCCTGCACCGTGGTGTAAATGCCGGCGCGTAAAATATTCAACATACGCCCTCCTTTTGCGGCACAAAGCGCACGTTGTCGCCGGGGCGCAGCAGCGTAGGCGGCATTTCAAGCGGATTGAACAGCGCCAACGGCGTACGGCCAATCAGTTGCCAGCCGCCCGGCGTCGCCAGCGGATAAATGCCGGTCTGGCTGCCGCCGATGCCCACCGAACCGGCGGGTACCGACAGACGCGGCTCGGCACGACGCGGCGTGGCAAGGCGTTCCGGCATGCCGCCAAGGTAGGAGAACCCCGGCTGAAATCCCAGGAAATACACGATATAGTCTGCCGAGGCATGGCATTCGACCACCTGCTGTATCGTCATGCCGGTATGGCGCGCCACGTCGGCCAGATCCGGCCCCTGTTCGCCACCGTAAACCACCGGAATATCCACCTGACGTGATTCCGGTACCAGCGTTTCATTGCTTTCCCACCCCTGTTGCAATAATACCAGCATCGCTTCGGCATCGGCCTGCGGCGTATCCAGCATCAAGGTCAGATTATTCATGCCTGGCACCACTTCGCGAACCTGAGGATGGTGGTTGAGTTTTTCCGCCAGCGCCCAGATGCGCTGCTGGCTGGTCAGCGTCACCGGTGGCGCCAGTTCAAGCACTACCGCTCTTTCACCCAGTAGGTAATAACGTGCTCGTTGCACCCTTATGCTCCTTGTACCCGTAATATTGCAAACCGCAGCACGGCTGCCGTTTGAACCCCATCAGGGGATTTATTATTTGTCTGCGTATCAGTTATGCTCGACAGGGCTCTGGCTGTCAATAGAACGCAACCATTGAGAAAATAAGGAGATAGGCCGGTAAAAGGATTCAGCCGGCGCGGTGGCCGGGCTGATCCTGAAGAGAAAAAATCAGGCGGGATTAGGGATATCGATAAAGGTCACGTCAAAACCATGCTGCTGCGCCAGCCATTCTCCCAACGCCTTGACGCCACCACGCTCGGTGGCATGGTGGCCGGCAGCAAAGAAGTGCACGCCCATTTCCCGTGCGCTGTGAATGGTTTGTTCAGACACTTCGCCGCTGATAAAGGCGTCAACGCCGAAGCGCGCCGCGCTGTCGATAAAGCCCTGTCCGCCGCCGGTACACCAGGCCACCCGACGGATTTGCGCCGGCGCGTTGTCACCGCAGTGCAACACCGTACGCCCAAGGCGGCTTTCTATCCGCTGCTGCAATTGCTCACCGCTCAATGGCTGAGTCAGCTCCCCGTACGGCACCAACGGCTCCACTTCACCGATCGCACCAATGTCCAGCATCTGCGCCAACTGTGCGTTGTTGCCCAATACCGGATGCGCATCCAGCGGCAGATGATAGCCGTACAAATTGATATCATTGCAGAGCAGCGTCTTCAAGCGGTTGCGTTTCATGCCCCGCACCGCCGGCGCTTCGTTTTTTCCAGAAGTAGCCATGGTGCACCACAATGGCGTCGGCCTGCTGTTCAACCGCCGCGTCCAACAGCGCCTGACAGGCAGTTACCCCGGTGACGATGCGCTGCACCTGTGGCCGCCCTTCCACCTGCAGGCCGTTGGGCGCATAGTCCTGGAACGCCGCGCAGTTAAGTTCGTTGTTGATCAGTTTTTCCAGATCGAGGTTATGCATGGATTTCTCTCTTTAAAATTAAAACGTCTGCCGATCGCCCTGTTCCATCATGATAAATTTCACGCCGAGATCGTTCCCCTGATCCAACTGTCGTTTAATGGTGGTGCGCACATCGTCACCTTGCCTGATGCTCGGCTTGACGTGGCTTATCACTACCGGCAGGTCTTGCAGCGAACCGTCGCCGCCGCTGTACTTTTGCAGGTTATGCAGCTCTTTTAGCAGCCAGTCCGGCGTCAAATGACCATACAGCTGATTGTCCGCCACCCCGTTTGGGTAAGAGGTTTCGATAATCATCCCCTTCAGCTTTTTTTGCTGGATCAGCGGACCTAACGCACGCCAGACGGTATCCAGATGACGCGACTGCTCCACCGCGTCCGGCCCGGTATCGCCGAAGTAGGCAAATGCGCCGCTGCGATCGGACAGCAACACCATCGACGAAGGGTAACGATCGTGACTGAGGGGGTAAAGTACGCCACTCAGCCCGGTAGTGCCGAAGGTGAAACGCTGCTGCTCCCGCACCGGCTGCAAACGGTAGGTTCCCAGCCGGGCGCCGTTGCCGGAATCGGTGAAGTTGGGCCAGACCTTCCAGTTGAAGTAGTGATTACGCAACGTCAGTACGGTATCTGAAGAGGCATAAAGGGTTTTCTTGTTATCTTCCGGCGCCGCCAGCACCAGGCCCGCCAGGTGGTCGAGATGCGCGTGACTGATAAAATAGCCGCCAATCAATTGACGAAACACGTACCCCTGCGGCGTATAGGGCGCAGCCAGTTGAGGTGTGACCTGGGGGAAACTGCCCTTTTCAAGCCCTTTGGCGATGCCGGGCAGCAATGAGCCGGCGTCCAGCGCCACATACTGTGTCTGTCCGTCGCTGCGGATCAGGTAGGACGTCAGATTGCCGTCGCTGATGCCACCGTTTACCCCCAGTGCGACCACGTCAAAACCGGCCATCGCCAGCGCCGAGTAACCGCTCAGACAAACGGCCAACACCTTCTTCAACATACTTCGCTCCTTGCTCGCGTTACCCTGCTCCTCGCTTCGCCGCGTCAAACGCTGCCAGCGTGGCCAGCCGGGCCTGTGGGTGATCGACAATCGGCAACGGATAATCCAGCACTCGTTGCTGTTTTTCCGCCCAACGGTGGGGCTGATGGAGTTCATTGTCGGGCACATCCGCCAGTTCGGGCAACCACTTGCGAATAAAACTGCCTTGTGGATCAAAACGTTTGCCCTGGGTGGTGGGATTGAAAATGCGAAAATACGGTGCGGCGTCAGTGCCCGTCGATGCTGCCCATTGCCAACCACCGTTGTTGGCGGCCAGATCGCCGTCCAGCAGTTGCGACATGAAGTAGCGTTCGCCGGCACGCCAGTCGATCAGCAAATCTTTCACCAAAAAACTGGCGGCGATCATCCGCAGACGATTATGCATCCAGCCGGTCTGGTTGAGCTGACGCATGGCGGCATCGACGATCGGATAACCGGTGCGCCCCTGCTGCCAGGCGAGGAAATTGTCAGCCGCCGGGTTCCAGCGTACCCGGTCTGTCCAGGCAATAAAGGGACGGTGGCGGCACAACGCCGGATTCGCCACCAGCAAATGACGGTAAAATTCGCGCCAAATCAGCTCGTTCAACCAGCAGAAAGCACCGCCGTGCGGATTGGCCAGCATATCTGGACATTCGGCACGCAGCCGATTGACACATTGCCGTGGTGACAGCGCGCCGACCGCCAAAATAGGGTGACAGAACGCTGGTGCCATCAACCGCAGGAATATCGCGTTGATGATGGTAGTCCTGCACCTGCTGCCGGCAAAAATGGCGCAGCCGGCGCAGCGCCGCCTCCTCTCCCGCCGGGAACCCGTCGTCAAGCTCAGCGGCGGGATAATCGAACGGCGCCGGCGGCGTGATGGCCTGCCACTGACCGCAGGACCGCTGCGCGGGCGCCGGCAGACTGGCAATGTCAGACTCCGCCAAACGCGCCAGAAACGCCCGGCGAAACGGCGTATACATTTTATACATTTCGCCGTTACCGCTCAGTACGCTGCCGGGTGGTAGCAACAGACTGTCATCAAACGCCTGGCAGTTCACCATGCCGTTCAGACGCTGTTCCAGCTGGCGGTCGCGCCGTCGTTCATTCAATTCGTATTGGCGATTGTAAAACAGCGCATCAACGTGCGAAGCCTGACAGAAATCAGCCAGCCAATCGACGGCGGCGGCAAAATCGTCACATTGCTGGGTGACCAGCGGGATGCCGCGCTGCGCCAACGCCTGTTGCAACTGCCGCAGCGTGGCGTGAATAAACGCCGCCTGACGCGCAGCCATATGATGTTGCCGCCATTGCTGCGGCGTGGCGATAAATACCGCCATCACCGTGGCCTGGGGATCGCGACAGGCGGCATACAGCGCCTGGTTGTCGGTGACACGCAAATCGTTACGCAACCAGACCAGATGGGTGGTCATAACACTCCTTTATGGTGAGCTATCCCTTTGCGGGTTGATAATATCGGCTGGCAGATCCCGGCCATCGCCGAGCGCTCAATGGCCGTAACGCAGCCGCAGCGCTTCCGGATAGGGCTCAAAATAACGTTGCTGCGCCAGATAGCTGTCGGGATATTCCGCCATATAATGTTTTAACAGGGTGATCGGTGCCAACAGCGGTTGCATTCCCTGACGATAACGGTCAATCAGTTGCGCCAGTTCTTGCCGTTGTGCCGCACTGAGCTGACGACGGAAGTAGCCTTGCACGTGCATCAGTACGTTGGTGTGGTTACGCCGCGTGGCCTTATGCGCCAGCAATTTCATCAACCGGCTGCGGTATTCCTGTGCAAAGGCGTCCAGCGACGACCATTGGTCGATGGCGGCCACAAAGCGCCCCAACTGGCGATATTCCATCTGTGAATGCGCCAGCAGCGACAGTTTGTAACGGCTGTGAAAAGCCATCAGCGCGCCACGCGTCAAACCCTGCTGCCACAGCATATTCAGTTCGTACAGCGTGTAGACGCGTTCGACAAAATTCTCCCGCAGCTGCGCATCATTCAGTCGGCCGTCCTCTTCTACCGGCAGCCAGGGCATCTGCCGCATCAGTTCGGCGGTAAACAGCCCAACGCCGCTTTTGCGTGCGCCCTCGCCGTGTTCGCCATACACCCTGACCCGTTCCATGCCGCAGCTCGGCGACTTGGCGCAGACGATGTAACCACATAAATGCTGCAGCGCCGCGACCCGTTGGGCGGAAAACTGCTGCATATCATCGGTAACATCCACCGTGCTGTCATTACTGTTGCACAACGCCGTTTGCTGGCCCTTTTTGACCAGCCGCAACGCTGGACGAGGGACTGGCAATCCCATCGCCATTTCTGGGCATATAGCCTCGAATTGCACGAACGGTGCCAGCTGTTCCACCGCAAAGGCCAGCCGTTTATGGCCGCCGTCGAAACGCACTGCGCCCCCTAACAGGCAAGCGCTGATACCGATCGGAATTTTATCGCTCATGTTGGTTCCCTGCAGGATGGATTATGCTAAAAGTGTAGAATAATTCGTGAGTTAATACGACCTACCGAAGGTAATACGCTAAAAAATGGCGAAAAAAAACCCCCGCATGTCAATGCGAGGGTTGCAGACACGGCAGCGCGGTTTAGTAAAAATCGCCAGACGCCAGCTCCGCCTGTTGCAGCCACACCGGTTTATCGCTGGTCTTGGACCAGACGCGGTGCAAATAGCTGTAGAACCGTGCGCGATCGGCGCGGAACAGCATGATCGGCAAAGCCAATATGCCGAGCAGGACTACTGCGCTGCGGCGCAGGAGAATCCGATGCAATGGATAAGCGTGATACAGGGACATGCGAACCTCCTTTGACCCTATTGTTTAACATCGCTGCCGCACGGCCTCAGCCGGTAAACCCGCGTTTACCGAATGGCCGGCTTGATACGATGCCAACAAATTGCGGGGTTAATATAACGCCAGCTGCGGGGCACAACGGTCAGGAACAGCTCAGCGTAAAAGAAAACGGGATAATGTGTTAACTGGACAAAATTTTAGCGCATCGGCTGAAAGTTTACTACTCATCCGACCACCAGATCGCACAAAAAATCACTCATTTACTGCTTATACTGAAAGTTTGTTACATAAAGGTTAACTAACAACCAAGGCTACGTTAATGGCAAGTTTACCTTGCGTAACGCATCGCCCTCTTTTTTTGCCGCGCACGTCGGCGTTTTTATACTTTTTTTACACCGGCCCACCCTATTTTTTCATCTTCTTTCTACCGCCCTCTCTACACTCCCGCTATCCAAACCTACACCTGTGGAGGTGTCCCGTGAGTTTCAGCGTCATAAGTGGTGCGCTGTTGGTTCTGCTGCTGTTGGGCTATCTGGTTTACGCGCTGTTTAATGCGGAGGATTTCTGATGGCTGCGTCGGCCTTTCTACTTAT encodes:
- a CDS encoding K(+)-transporting ATPase subunit F, producing MSFSVISGALLVLLLLGYLVYALFNAEDF
- a CDS encoding MBL fold metallo-hydrolase, which encodes MLKKVLAVCLSGYSALAMAGFDVVALGVNGGISDGNLTSYLIRSDGQTQYVALDAGSLLPGIAKGLEKGSFPQVTPQLAAPYTPQGYVFRQLIGGYFISHAHLDHLAGLVLAAPEDNKKTLYASSDTVLTLRNHYFNWKVWPNFTDSGNGARLGTYRLQPVREQQRFTFGTTGLSGVLYPLSHDRYPSSMVLLSDRSGAFAYFGDTGPDAVEQSRHLDTVWRALGPLIQQKKLKGMIIETSYPNGVADNQLYGHLTPDWLLKELHNLQKYSGGDGSLQDLPVVISHVKPSIRQGDDVRTTIKRQLDQGNDLGVKFIMMEQGDRQTF
- the pxpB gene encoding 5-oxoprolinase subunit PxpB encodes the protein MQRARYYLLGERAVVLELAPPVTLTSQQRIWALAEKLNHHPQVREVVPGMNNLTLMLDTPQADAEAMLVLLQQGWESNETLVPESRQVDIPVVYGGEQGPDLADVARHTGMTIQQVVECHASADYIVYFLGFQPGFSYLGGMPERLATPRRAEPRLSVPAGSVGIGGSQTGIYPLATPGGWQLIGRTPLALFNPLEMPPTLLRPGDNVRFVPQKEGVC
- the pxpC gene encoding 5-oxoprolinase subunit PxpC is translated as MLNILRAGIYTTVQDLGRNGFRRLGISQGGALDTPALKIANLLVGNAPDAAGLEITLGQFSAEFTRSGWIALTGAGCDAQLDGKPLWTGWRYAVKKGQKLVLSQPKRGMRSYLALAGGIAVAEMLGSRSTDLKAAFGGLEGRLLKDGDRLPLGKSASLPATSVGVKQLLFNNRIRAMPGPEYDEFTPEAQEEFWRTAWQLSPQSNRMGYRLHGSGMLARTTDREMLSHGLLPGVVQVPHNGQPIVLMADAQTTGGYPRIACVIEADLYHLAQIRLGEPIHFIPCSVAQAQRAKAEQDHFIQQIAWGLNVR
- a CDS encoding YbgA family protein, translating into MSDKIPIGISACLLGGAVRFDGGHKRLAFAVEQLAPFVQFEAICPEMAMGLPVPRPALRLVKKGQQTALCNSNDSTVDVTDDMQQFSAQRVAALQHLCGYIVCAKSPSCGMERVRVYGEHGEGARKSGVGLFTAELMRQMPWLPVEEDGRLNDAQLRENFVERVYTLYELNMLWQQGLTRGALMAFHSRYKLSLLAHSQMEYRQLGRFVAAIDQWSSLDAFAQEYRSRLMKLLAHKATRRNHTNVLMHVQGYFRRQLSAAQRQELAQLIDRYRQGMQPLLAPITLLKHYMAEYPDSYLAQQRYFEPYPEALRLRYGH
- a CDS encoding YbfA family protein is translated as MSLYHAYPLHRILLRRSAVVLLGILALPIMLFRADRARFYSYLHRVWSKTSDKPVWLQQAELASGDFY